A region of the Larimichthys crocea isolate SSNF chromosome XVIII, L_crocea_2.0, whole genome shotgun sequence genome:
CcgcgtgaccctgatgaggataagtggatacagaagatggatggatggatggacttcACCTTTACTTACATCATTTCACCACAGACGTCGACACACTTTTACAgcgctctcctctctcttctgttcGCGGCCAGGTCAGGCAGGAGCTGACCGAGGAGTACGAGCAGGTGAAGGGCATCATGGGCACGCTCGAGAGTTTCAAGTCAGAGAAGCCAGCTGACGTCCTCGCCCCTCAGTCCGAGGAGAGACCCGAGGATCCAGCAGTTTGGCCCCCTCCCACCCCTGCAGAGCACAGGTgagtgtgtcctctgtgtgctcCATACAGGGTCCGTCGTCACGCAATAAAACTTCACGGAGCTTTTCCTGCaaagtttttaatgtgtgtgctAGAACCAATAAAATCTGGTTCGGGTATTAGTGTGAAAACAGGAGGTAGCATTTATTTAGTGTGCCGACTGTGATCCAGGGAGAACTGATTATTGATGCTAcccagaagagaaaaaaatgccGTGCAAAGAGCTCATTTGCATAATCAGTTTCATCTCCACTAGAACAATGTGACTCaccgtgttttgtttttttactgtcgTCTTTGAAGGGGAGATCAAACTCCCCAGAGAACTAGCAGAGCTGGTTTAAAGTTAATTTCACCCTGCGTTATTACCGCTATTTTCCCCATTGAACATGATCTTTGATGTTcctgtctgcaggtgtgtgtgaagTATTAtgcctgtttgtgtctctgcaggaatCCCGTCGCAGTGAAGCGCCCCAGCAGTGcggtgaagcagcagaggaaggagtCGCCCGGGCTGCAGCATCGAGGGGCAGGGCCAGGAGGCCGTGGTCAGGCCAACCCTAAACCAGACCGTCCAGGATTCAAAGACGCCCGAGGCACGAAGGCCAAAGACGATAAGGTCAGTCCACAGCATCTGATTGAGCGGGGAAACCTAAAATCTGTCCCTGTTTGGGTTTTAttatcttcttctttctttatcaGGGAAAGAAGGCGGCCGGAGACACACCAGGGGACGTAGAGCAGAAGAAGTTTGACGGCACAGGATACGACAGCGACCTGGTGGACTCACTAGAGAGAGACATCGTGTCTCGTAACCCTAACGTACACTGGTAAGGTAGCATAAACAGATTCTttcatacacatttttttttgctgctggaGACGTGTCTTTTCTTAGCACTGCTGACTGAGTTCTCCGCATGAACTGTAGGGATGACATTGCTGATCTGGAAGATGCAAAGAAGCTGCTGAGAGAAGCAGTAGTTCTGCCCATGTGGATGCCTGACTTCTTTAAGGGCATTCGTCGTCCCTGGAAGgtacacacgcacaaacacacacactctgttgaTGCCTCTTTACAAAGGCGAGGATGGCTGTGTTACACAGAAAAGTTCATAAATAATCAAAACCTCATTGCAGCTGCAACACCAGGTGAATGCAGCACAAATACTCGCTCATAGCTGCTCAGGGACgtgtacattttaatatttatcttaAGTTGTAACTAAAGCTCAGACTACGGGAGCTTTGGGTCGATTCATCCTGACAGCTGGAGGAGAAATCTGGTTCAGATCATCTGGTAACCGATCCAGTCCTCCCCAATTGCTCGCAGACATCAACATGTTTGATATTCAGGAGTTAAAATCTGGATTAATACGTCAGTACCCTCCAAGCGGGACCGCAAGTCTACTAGGAGACATTGGTCCCAGAGCAGCTGAGGTGTTGCCAAGCCACGGTAAAAACTCTAGCCCTCGAGGACGAGAACGTTCGCTAGCAAACTGCCGCTGACAGATATTAAAACTGACAGGTAAAATCTCACGTCCAGTTCTCGCTGAAGCGCAGACAACCAAGGCTGACCCCGAACATTCTCTCAGACTccaaacttttcttcttttcacagaACTACAAAACTTGGTGCACCCCGTCTTCACGAAGTTATAGTACATACAGCTGTATTTGAACCAGGTACAACAGCCGGTCACTAACATTTCTCCCTTGCCTGCACGGTCATGCTTCCTCTCAGCATGGGCGTGACTGAGCTGAATGACCAGTCAGGGCGTTTCTTTCCGTATCCAGCCTCGGCTGAACTCCCATCATGTGAGGACTCTTCCCCCTCAGGCGGGCCATGTGAGGGGTCAATATGTTATCGTTTCCTCCGGCATCACGGCGTCTGATAAATGCATAATTGAACGCTTCACTTAGACTCTCTTCAGATAACTGGAAATGCAGTACAAAGAATGATTAATAAGTTAGTCACAGgacaaaaagacatttaaaagactCGTCGGCTGAAGCTATTTGTGTCATCACAGGTCTGTGCTGCTCTGAGTTTTCAGTCCTCCCCTGCTGGATTTGTGATTATTACTTTACACTccgacctgctgctgctgctgagattCTGATCAACCCGGCCCACatcagtgttttaaataaaaaaatgtgtctgccCCATCCTTTTATTTGCCGTATGCATCGCGTGACAGTAAGGACTGCGACTAGACGATGCTCCTTTTGTGGTTTACGTAATCTGTTTAGCAGCGTACACAAACCAGATGCAGAAACGTCAGACGGCAGCAGAAGAGATTTGCATCAGACATGGAAAGTTAGTTTAATAGTATCGACATTTAAAAGAACCGTATGTAACCGATGACACGAAAGCGACAAGCTCAAACTGTATCTGTTCGGTTTAGTGGAAGACAATTCTTTTACATGCACCGTTAAGCCCAATAATAACCGATTTCATCGCCGCGCTGACAATGTGTGATGATTCCCGAGTCTACAATGGTTGTGTTGTAGTCCCACGGTCTCGTTTCATCCCTCTAATTAAGTGCAGCTCTGACATTAAACTCACCGAATGAACAGCTGCGAATCAGTGTTTCTGTTGGCATGAGCTCATTGGAGTTGCACGAATCAGAGCTTAAACAGCAAACACGATCATCATCACTTCTCTGCAGCACATCCGGACAGAATACTTCAGTGTTGCCTTGTTTGAACTTTGGAGGGAACACACATACTCTCTTGCTCCATGTCGGGGTACAAGTTGTGCCATGTGTGTAATCTGTAGTACTGTCATGGAGCGGATGCACTCGCCTCCTGTTTATCAGCCCCGCGGATCTAAATGCTGTACTTCCTCACCAGTTTGTCTCTAATGGATCGGAATGACGTACAGAGTTTGCAGCAGCTCACTcctaaaaatacacaataattGCAGTTCCACGCTGACGGCAAGCTCACActcttattcatatttaatgtatttgagATTTGAAACACTGAGGGCTTTTAATGCCGAAGATTACCAGAGAAATCACTGCcgtccagcatcctcaaaagACTCCGCCAGCGAATTAACTCGTTATTTTTAATTGCATCCGTTGAATCATCTTCGCACGTCTATCATAACATGTCTCCGACTTCGCCGAAAAAGACCTGCAGGCTTCGAGTTTCCACATCGCCCGTGTGGATTGCATCATTCTGCACGGTGAAGTTCgaactgtaataaaaacatctttgactGGAGAGGgactgaaacaaataaatgcattcaGTCAAGATAAGTTGGGAGAATAAACAGGGTGGTAGAGTGGTAACATCTCTGCGGCTCGGTACCCAACACCGTGTGGAATGGTACCAGCTCGGTCGATGAGAGTCACTAGAAAATACTGTAGGTCCATCCgtccatcttcttcctcttatccggggtcgggtgcggtggcagcaggtttagcagggcactCCAGACGTTCTTCttcccagcaacacattccagctcctcctggaggatcccgaggagctcccaggccagatgggctatgtagttcCTCCAGCTGGTTCTGGGTCTGTcctggggtctcctcccagttggacgtgcccagAACACAGAACAAGCATCCTAATCAGATCCCTGAACCCCCTCAGCTGGCTTCTTTTGATGCAAAAGGGTAGCGactctactccgagctccctccggatgtctgagctcctcaccctatctgtaaggctgagcccggccacccAAAGCTCATGAACGTAGATCGAGAGTTttgccttccagctcagctccctctgaaccaTAACGGTCCAGTACAGCGTCCGCAGTACTGCAGACGCCGCACCAAACCCACCAGTCTATctctttggccttttcaagctttattgtgacagagacagctgaagattgacaggaatgcagggaaaGAGAGACGAGGAATtacatgcgggaaagagccacaggtgagattcaaaccctgggcttccgcagcgaGGACTGATCCTTCgcacatggggtggctgctctaccaactgagctaaacgccgccccacACACTCCATTTTCACGTCACTgatgaacaagaccccgagatactttaactccttcgcttggggcagcaacaCACTTCCCAACCCGGAGGGAGCATTCCACCGTTTCCGGCTGAGCCCGTGGCAATCCTGAGTTTCTTAAAGAATCGGAGACAAGGGGCGACCTTTGCAGAGTCCAACACCCTCTGAGAGAATATATGCTGTAGGCGCGTATGTATTCATGTCCTAACAGTGTGTATTATTTTTGCCTCAGGGCGTGTTAATGGTCGGCCCTCCTGGGACAGGAAAGACCATGTTAGCCAAAGCTGTGGCCACAGAGTGCGGGACTACTTTCTTCAACgtgtcctcctccaccctcacgTCCAAATACAGGGGCGAGTCAGAGAAACTAGTCCGTCTGTTGTTCGAAATGGTGAGCAGAATCCAAGAACGCCACACTGACATCTAAATATTCTGTTACTCGGCGGAGAAAAGGTCtcacactgtctttttttttttttctaggctCGGTTTTATGCACCAACAACCATCTTCATCGACGAGATCGACTCCATCTGTGGCAGAAGAGGAACATCTGATGAACACGAAGCCAGCCGCAGGGTCAAATCAGAACTTCTGGTTCAGATGGACGGTGAGTGGGATGTAGAACTGGGGAGGTGAAGAAGTACGCATGTAAACACGAGCTTAATGTTGGTTTTGTGACCAGGTGTGGGGGGAGCTATGGAGAACGACGACCCCTCTAAGATGGTGATGGTCCTCGCCGCCACCAACTTCCCCTGGGACATCGACGAGGCGTTGCGACGGCGGCTGGAGAAGCGGATCTACATCGCGCtgcccacaggtgacctcatCAGGTCCAACTAAAGGCTGCACACACCAATCCTGAACCTCATgtgtgatttatgtgtgtgtgtgtgttgtgtagccGTGGGTCGTGTTGAGCTTCTGAAGATCAACctgagggaggtggaggtggctcCTGATGTGGACCTGGACCTCATCGCAGAGAAAATAGAAGGTTACTCTGGAGCTGACATCACCAAcgtctgcaggtgtgtgtgtgtgttttattacagttatGATGCAGAATAACATGATTAGTATTCTGAAATGAACTATTGATCAGATCTATGCGTATTTCCCTGTTGGTCATCATCTCAGTGCTATGAATGAGTCACTGATTCGTCCTTCTCTCGCGGCCGATGATGGTTTACAGTTACACGTGATGACTTGATGTTTTATAAATAGCCCCGGTCGTGCGTTAACGTAATGACAGCTGCTCTGGTGCTGTCGGAGAACCTCGCTGATGCAACacagtctgcaaaaaaaaacacgcctTCTTCTCACTGACACGTCTAATGGTGGAAGTGTGGAAAGTTTTATGCGTCTGTCTTTTATTCCTTTAGCCCTGTCAGCTCGTGGTCTTACTATATCTGAGACATCGTCGTATTGAAATCTAAATCTCACGGTTCCTGCGCCGAGttcaaacttgtttctctgGCTTCTCTAAagctccccctcccctcctgaTGATGCACACAAGatgattattttctatttattctcCATAAATTaccttctctttgtctctctctgactggTGTTGTCCTTGGTTGCTGGTTTCCTGGGAGCCGTCTCTCCGTACACAGTCAGGGTTGTTTTggctgcacactcacacacaagctGCTTTCCACCACGGCTCTGCTTGGAAAATGGCAGCAGCATTACTTTGCTCAGGTTTTCTCTGCTTATCTCTAGTTTGCATTGTTCGATTCACCTTGGAAAGGTGTTGTCCTCACACATGCCCTGCAGGATTTCAGCCCATGTATGGAATCCAAAGTATCAGAAATGCTAACACCGCCTCTGCTCCTGTCTTTACATGCACATCAGAGACGCCTCCATGATGGCAATGCGTCGTCGAATCCAAGGCCTGAGCCCGGAGGAGATCCGAGCCCTGTCCAAGGACGAGCTGCAGATGCCCGTGACCATGGAGGACTTCACCCTCACGCTCAAGAAGATCTCCAAGTCCGTCTCCGCCGCCGACCTGGAAAAATACGAAGGATGGATGTCTGAGTTCGGGTCAGTGTAGAGAGCGGTGCCGTCTTTAGACCCCAGAGGGAGCAGAACCTTGAAAGGACTCACCGCTTTGAAAATTACGAAAGCCTTGAAGAGGGGGGACTCGGGGAGCATGTGCGTCACAGAGCTGAGTGAACCACATCAGGGATGAAGATCTTACAGGGGTTTGAGTTCACATCAGAAGACTGGTGCCTTTGAGACAGCGTGGTGAGAACTTTGAGTGGCTTCACCGCTGCCCTTTCACATATTCTCCCCTCGCTGCTGCTTCAACACAACTCTCCGTGTACAGACTATCAATCATCCAGCTGCCGACTGACTTATTAATAGACCTGAAGAAAAACGGGGAGGTTTTCTCTCACACAGGGATCTTTTAATGTAAAGGGAACGCACACTAGTTTTACTTACAAGCAGGCGATCGTTCATCAGAGCCGATCTTAAGCATGTCCCCTGTCCCGTTTCTTTCAAAAACAATCTGacaaacaagtaaaaataagacttttttttttttttaacgccgCAGAGCTTCACACCCCGATGccagaaaacagcagaagaaaGTATAAGAAGCTTTACGACAGATTAGAGGGGGGAATATGTTAATCAGAGCAGCGTTGCATTGAGGCAGAAAAATAAGGAGGGATTAAGACAGGTTAGAGCAGAGCTGCACCTGACAGCATGAAGACCCTGAGGGCAGCTGTCAGAATAACAACACAAATACTCAGATATAAATCGGGCCGCGATGATGCGATATGTTAACTACAAATTCTCTCAGATTAAAGGGGTGATCATTCAGACGTTCTGCGTTCAAATCACTGTTGGATGACACTAGAGAACAAATCTGTGAcgtcttaaaaacattttatgtttgagCACTTTTAATGTATTTCCTTACTACTGACTGAACACACTTGAAGAACCACAGCGTCTGTGTTATGTAGCGACTGATTATATTTTTTgcgttttaatatttttgttttcttgggtTTTTAGTTCTCTTGAATGtagtgaagctttttttttttaaaaagaagaagctggatGTGTTATATGTCGTGTTGGAGGAGGATCATCGGACTCTTCAGTATTCACATCACGGCGAGCTTCAGGTGGAGACATAAGTCGGCACGATGAACACACTGTGAACTAGTGACAGACTCGATCCAGAATCCGTGGACGATTGTTTTTGCTGTTGGTTTGACGTTTCATTCCCGTCTGTGTGCCGCGGCTTCATGGTAATATGTGGCAAGCGTCACGCCGGCTGTACTATAAATCCCGTTAATCGTATTGCACATTAAATCTCGACAGGATTATTCCACTGTGTCTGTCGAGGTGTTTAATCTTGGAAATAATAGTTTGTATCTCGCCTTCAAGGTCTCCGTGTCGCGCCGTCTGCATGGGCAGATTGAATTTTTCTCAGTTGTCACAGAGATGGATCTGTCGGCATCCAAGCTGAGAATGAACTCGGTTAACTTTAAACCCAGCAGATCTTGACATCGCTAAGCTTGTACGTCAACAGATccgtctccatgacaactgggcaaac
Encoded here:
- the katnal1 gene encoding katanin p60 ATPase-containing subunit A-like 1 isoform X2, whose amino-acid sequence is MNLAEICDNAKKGREYALLGNYDSSVVYYQGVIQQIHRHCQSLRDPALKVKWQQVRQELTEEYEQVKGIMGTLESFKSEKPADVLAPQSEERPEDPAVWPPPTPAEHRNPVAVKRPSSAVKQQRKESPGLQHRGAGPGGRGQANPKPDRPGFKDARGTKAKDDKGKKAAGDTPGDVEQKKFDGTGYDSDLVDSLERDIVSRNPNVHWDDIADLEDAKKLLREAVVLPMWMPDFFKGIRRPWKGVLMVGPPGTGKTMLAKAVATECGTTFFNVSSSTLTSKYRGESEKLVRLLFEMARFYAPTTIFIDEIDSICGRRGTSDEHEASRRVKSELLVQMDGVGGAMENDDPSKMVMVLAATNFPWDIDEALRRRLEKRIYIALPTAVGRVELLKINLREVEVAPDVDLDLIAEKIEGYSGADITNVCRDASMMAMRRRIQGLSPEEIRALSKDELQMPVTMEDFTLTLKKISKSVSAADLEKYEGWMSEFGVQSVK
- the katnal1 gene encoding katanin p60 ATPase-containing subunit A-like 1 isoform X1 — its product is MRLLFSMNLAEICDNAKKGREYALLGNYDSSVVYYQGVIQQIHRHCQSLRDPALKVKWQQVRQELTEEYEQVKGIMGTLESFKSEKPADVLAPQSEERPEDPAVWPPPTPAEHRNPVAVKRPSSAVKQQRKESPGLQHRGAGPGGRGQANPKPDRPGFKDARGTKAKDDKGKKAAGDTPGDVEQKKFDGTGYDSDLVDSLERDIVSRNPNVHWDDIADLEDAKKLLREAVVLPMWMPDFFKGIRRPWKGVLMVGPPGTGKTMLAKAVATECGTTFFNVSSSTLTSKYRGESEKLVRLLFEMARFYAPTTIFIDEIDSICGRRGTSDEHEASRRVKSELLVQMDGVGGAMENDDPSKMVMVLAATNFPWDIDEALRRRLEKRIYIALPTAVGRVELLKINLREVEVAPDVDLDLIAEKIEGYSGADITNVCRDASMMAMRRRIQGLSPEEIRALSKDELQMPVTMEDFTLTLKKISKSVSAADLEKYEGWMSEFGVQSVK